The following proteins come from a genomic window of Carcharodon carcharias isolate sCarCar2 chromosome 10, sCarCar2.pri, whole genome shotgun sequence:
- the LOC121283546 gene encoding uncharacterized protein LOC121283546, translating to MNQYITKLVLVEAVIFAFLSTQIKVNSAPTFLTNEEEYVTESPDPILTTEEEYVTEDPDPILTTEEEYVTEDPDPILTTEEEYVTEDPDPILTTEEEYVTEDPDPILTTEEEYVTEDPDPVLTTEEEYVTEDPDPILTTEEEYVTEGPDPVLTTEEEYVTEGPDPVLTTEEEYVTEDPDPVLTTEEEYVTEGPHPVLTTEEEYVTEGPDPVLTTEEEYVTEDPDPILTTEEENVTVNTNPLATATKITSHLWLINADDTHSLSIQRTKGREILIYLIIIGILIILCTILLVSTIGLAYRVSILKANMKKRPTRSNSDFVKGASLWSPGPSQFPGEPAKTNIALKEVKALEAKEEAMPLI from the coding sequence ATGAATCAATACATAACAAAACTTGTCTTGGTGGAAGCTGTGATCTTTGCTTTTTTATCTACACAAATCAAGGTCAACAGTGCACCAACATTTCTAACGAATGAGGAAGAATACGTTACTGAGAGTCCCGATCCCATTCTAACGACTGAGGAAGAATACGTTACTGAGGATCCCGATCCCATTCTAACGACTGAGGAAGAATACGTTACTGAGGATCCCGATCCCATTCTAACGACTGAGGAAGAATACGTTACTGAGGATCCCGATCCCATTCTAACGACTGAGGAAGAATACGTTACTGAGGATCCCGATCCCATTCTAACGACTGAGGAAGAATATGTTACTGAGGATCCCGATCCCGTTCTAACGACTGAGGAAGAATACGTTACTGAGGATCCCGATCCCATTCTAACGACTGAGGAAGAATATGTTACTGAGGGTCCCGATCCCGTTCTAACGACTGAGGAAGAATACGTTACTGAGGGTCCCGATCCCGTTCTAACGACTGAGGAAGAATACGTTACTGAGGATCCCGATCCCGTTCTAACGACTGAGGAAGAATACGTTACTGAGGGTCCCCATCCCGTTCTAACGACTGAGGAAGAATACGTTACTGAGGGTCCCGATCCCGTTCTAACGACTGAGGAAGAATACGTTACTGAGGATCCCGATCCCATTCTAACGACTGAGGAAGAAAACGTTACTGTGAACACCAATCCTCTTGCAACAGCCACCAAAATCACAAGTCATCTTTGGTTAATTAATGCAGATGATACGCACTCTCTTTCAATTCAAAGAACAAAAGGCAGAGAAATTTTGATTTACTTAATCATAATAGGCATATTAATAATTCTCTGTACCATACTACTAGTATCAACAATTGGCTTGGCCTATCGGGTGTCAATTCTCAAAGCCAACATGAAAAAGCGACCGACAAGAAGCAACTCTGACTTTGTTAAAGGAGCCAGTCTATGGTCCCCTGGTCCCAGCCAATTTCCAGGTGAGCCAGCAAAAACCAATATCGCACTGAAGGAAGTCAAAGCTCTGGAGGCAAAGGAAGAAGCCATGCCATTAATATAA